In Ovis canadensis isolate MfBH-ARS-UI-01 breed Bighorn chromosome 11, ARS-UI_OviCan_v2, whole genome shotgun sequence, the DNA window CCCGTCTTGCCTCGGAGGGGAGCAGAGAGGCTGTAGTCTACAAGCCTCTGCTTCCTGGCCCTTTgctactgtattattttttaatctctcaaGATTTCTAACCTTAAGACAAAAACCAAAGGCAAGAAAATCCAAGGGGTTGACCTCACAACTTCCATCTTGCTCTGCAAAGTCGCAGTTCTAGAGAGAGCTGTTTATTACACCTTCTgcactccctctctccccaccctgcacactggcttcctccccaccccacgcccTGCCATGGGCTGCCCAGTCCCTCCTCCCCTGGCTTGAGGGTCTCCTGGATTTCCTCCTGACTCTCTTTGGTTGCATCTTTCTTACAGCCACTTTCTCAAGGTGGTCTTCTTAGGGCTCTGTCCTGGGTTCAAGTCTTGTTTTCATCTATAAGCCTTCCTGGACATCCTTCAGCTCTGTTCTCCTGGACtcacttgtttagttgctaagtcatgttagactctttgggATGCACATGCGCTGTAGTCCTCTAGACTCCccttccatgagatttcccaggcaagcatagcagagtggattgccatttccttctccaggggatcttcccaacccagggatagagcccatgtctcctgcattggcaggcggaatctttaccattgagccaccagggaagcactcccTGACTCACTAGGGACCCTCAAATCAGGTCTGAGGTCCCCTTGGGCACCTTGAACTCAACATGTCCAACCTGCCTGAGCCCCCAGCACTTGAAGAAAGGGGTCCTTGCAGCTCACCACCCAAAGGTTAATCCTCAGTCCCACCCCCTGTGCCTTCTTGGTGGGTGCTCTGGGCTGGGGATTCTGCAATGAATGGCTCCCTTGCAGCTGAATAAGTCAAGTTCTAAATGGGCCCACCTGGAGGATAAGGTCCTGTCTTGCTCCCATTTTGCAGATCTGGAGACTGAGGGTAGGAAGCTCACtcggggtcacagagctgggaagCAGGACcaccaggggccctggggcctctgctcagagcccccaCTGCACGGCCCTCACCCTGGGGTGAGCCTCACTGAGCCCTCTCTCTAGAACGAATGGACTGCCTACTACGAGGAGATTGTGTATGTCCTGGAGGAGATCGACTACATGATCAGGAAACTCCCTGAGTGGGCTGCTGACGAGCCTGTGGAGAAGACCCCCCACACCCAGCAGGATGAGGCCTACATCCACTCGGAGCCCCTGGGTGTGGTCCTCATCATCGGCACCTGGAACTACCCCTTCAACCTGACCATCCAGCCCATGGTGGGCGCCATCGCTGCAGGTACTGTGGGCCCCACTCCAGGTCGGGGAGCCAGGAGGGGTGCCCATCCTCCCCTGCAGAGGAAGGGGTCTGGGGTGCTGAGGACTGGGCAAAGATGGGGCCTGCGGTCAAGGAGAGGTTTGATGGAGCTAGTTCTCTCGGGAGGCTGCAAGGACCAGAGTATTCAGCCAGGCCTCTGAGTGCCCAAGGCCCAGCCAGGTTCGGTTGTCCATGCAGCCCCGCCTCCTGCCATGTGTCCTGGGTCCCTTGGAGGACAGAGTGAGGGGTGGCCCTGGTGCAGTCCCAACTCTCTGTGCTCTGCAGGGAATGCAGTGGTGCTGAAACCATCAGAGCTGAGCGAGAACACGGCGAGCCTGCTGGCCGCCATCCTCCCCCAATACCTGGACCAGGTAACGGGCTCCCCCAGCACACTGAGAACTGAGGCCCAGCCAGGTCTTTGGGGTGGGGAAATAGTGAATTCTTGCAGCCATGGGCCGAGCCACGGGTGGGGCGAGGACAGCTCAGTGAGGAGAATGGACCCCCGAGCCAGGAGAGGGCGTCTGCTCAGTGGTGGCTGCCCgggcgggtggggagggggctgtggcCATGTCTGAGCCTCGCCTCTGTCCTCGCTCGGCAGGATCTATACCCTGTGATCAACGGGGGTGTTGCTGAGACCACGGAGGTGCTCAAGGAGAGATTCGACCACATCCTATACACCGGGAGCACCGGGGTGGGCAGGGTCGTCATGATGGCTGCGGCCAAGCACCTGACCCCCGTCACACTGGAGCTGGGGGGCAAGAACCCCTGCTATGTGGACAAGGACTGCGACCTGGACATTGCCTGCAGGTGAGAGGCTGCCCCCAACCTAGGCACACAGCAGGGCACCCCAAGTGACACCGACGTGGCCCTGTCCTTGGGCACCTGTGGTCCTggcaggagctggggtgggggcaccaTGTTCGCAGAGAGAGTTCGGGAAGGACTtcctgcaggggtgggggcatCGAGCCAGAGCCCTACACCCCTTCACACACTGCATGCCTTGCCTCTGGGGTGTGGGGACACCTAGCCGTGCAGGTGACACCTGGCCATGCAGGGCTCAAGGCTGTTGAAAGAGGGGTACAAAGGCCACCTACCCCAGACCCCCTGCCCCAGACATCCTCCTGCCAGTCAGTGATGAGGTCACTGCAGGCCCAGGGATCACGTCCAGGGTCATGAGTGTGCTCTGGCAGGAATCTGGAAGCCAGCAGGGCACCGAGGCATGCCTCCCCATCCCCATGGACAGTTCACAGCTCAGCCCCTTACAGCCTGACTCTGGGCTAACCAGGCCAGAGGCTTGTTCCCAgggagccccctcccacctccccatggCTGGCAGAACGCCCTATAACCTGGGGTTCTCACAGACGCATCGCCTGGGGAAAGTTCATGAACAGTGGCCAGACCTGCGCGGCCCCCGACTACATCCTGTGTGACCCCTCTATCCAGAGCCAAATCGTGGAGAAGCTCAAAAAGTCCCTGAAAGTGAGTGCTGGCGCCGGGGGTGGGTGACGGGCTGCTAGGCAGTGAGATGGGTGTGGACTAAAGaaaagactgaattttttttctgatcatGAAAGTAATCCACACTCACTGTAATTTGGAAAAGattaaaaagcacagagaaggaaaagagctcTACCTGGAATCCCGCCCTCTAGAGGCAGCCGCTGCTCATGTGGCATGTCCCCTCCATCCTCTGTGCTGTGGACGCATGTTCGAGCCCAGTGTGATGTCCAGATGCCGTGCATGTACTTCTTTCAAACAACAGCACTTCATGCCCTGGGGAAGGCGGTGGGCAGCAGGGGTGTGGCAGCCCTGTAGTTTTTAGTGGCACCATTCCGCCAGGCAGTGCCCACATACTCCCAATTTGGAGTTGCTGTGGCCTTGCAGCCTGTGGCCACGACGAGGGTCCAGTCCTCACCTGGAGCCTGCCACCTCCTCACAGGAATTCTACGGGGAGGACGCCAAGAAGTCCAGGGACTACGGGAGAATCATCAACTCCCAGCACTTCCAGAGGGTGATGGGCCTGCTGGAGGGCCAGAAGGTCGCCTATGGAGGCACCGGAGATGCGGCCACCCGCTACATCGGTGCGTGTGCCAGCCCTCCAGAAGGGCTGGTGGAAATGGGCACAGACCCTCGAGGGGCAGGCGAAGCCCTGTGGTGCATATAATATAGCCCCTTTCACCCATGGCCCGGGTTGACTCCAGGCCTCCCCATGGGCAGGAGCtgggcgccacctgggaagcccctcctcaGACcatacccccccacccccaaagcctAAAGGAGCCCCACCTCCGCTCCATGCCAGTAGCTTCAGCAGAGGGTGCTAGCGGCAGAGGCCATGGGAGCCCCAGGTGTGCCAAGTGGGAGGGGCCTCCTGCCTGGGCCCGGGGGGTCAGCAGATGGGGGCCCACTTGGCCCCCAGTTTGCCGGGAGGCAGAGGAGCTCCAGCAGGGCTCGTGCAGCCTGAAGTGGGGTCCCCAGGGCCCCCCATACTGGTTATGCCATTGTCCTCCCCATGACCCTCCAGGGTGGAGCCCAGCTGGAGGGCTTCCTCCTGCCCCTCGTGGAGCCCGGGGACCTCGTCTGTAAAGGGCTGGGAGAGAAGGCCACGTGCCTGGGCAGGTCTGGGCGCCAGCTGACGCTGGCCTCTCCCTGCCTAGCCCCCACCATCCTTACGGACGTGGACCCCCAGTCCCCGGTGATGCAGGAGGAGGTCTTCGGGCCTGTCCTGCCCATCGTGTGCGTGCGCAGCCTGGAGGAGGCCATCCAGCTCATCACCCAGCGCGAGAAGCCCCTGGCACTCTATGTCTTCTCACCGAATGACAAGGTGGGCCAGGCGCCCTCCCCAGGGTCCTGGGAACCCAGCTCAGCACCCCTGCAAATGCAGACTCAAGGAACAGATTCCAGCCCCATACTCCCTGCCGTGCGATGTTGGGCAAGTCCCCTAACCTTCCTGAGTCCCTTTCCCCTCGTCTCTGAAGTCCGGACAGAGCACTGACTGAGATGTTGACCCACTTGGTGCTATTCTTGGTGTTGTGGGAACTACTGCTCTTCCCATCTTGGCACAAATCCCCATGGGGAGA includes these proteins:
- the ALDH3A1 gene encoding aldehyde dehydrogenase, dimeric NADP-preferring, with translation MSAISEVVQRARAAFNSGRTRPLQFRVQQLEGLRRLIREREKDLVGALAADLHKNEWTAYYEEIVYVLEEIDYMIRKLPEWAADEPVEKTPHTQQDEAYIHSEPLGVVLIIGTWNYPFNLTIQPMVGAIAAGNAVVLKPSELSENTASLLAAILPQYLDQDLYPVINGGVAETTEVLKERFDHILYTGSTGVGRVVMMAAAKHLTPVTLELGGKNPCYVDKDCDLDIACRRIAWGKFMNSGQTCAAPDYILCDPSIQSQIVEKLKKSLKEFYGEDAKKSRDYGRIINSQHFQRVMGLLEGQKVAYGGTGDAATRYIAPTILTDVDPQSPVMQEEVFGPVLPIVCVRSLEEAIQLITQREKPLALYVFSPNDKVIKKMIAETSSGGVTANDVVVHITVHSLPYGGVGDSGMGSYHGRKSFETFSHRRSCLVRPLLNEETLRARYPPSPAKMPRH